A single Dreissena polymorpha isolate Duluth1 chromosome 14, UMN_Dpol_1.0, whole genome shotgun sequence DNA region contains:
- the LOC127856935 gene encoding uncharacterized protein LOC127856935, whose amino-acid sequence MAFFGIYLLSLLFILLHTWKRETGKGAVRRSNYTSIPAKTYLAPANNPVSCLPPKCPISCLPTNSLSSCLPTNSLSSCLSPPAIDSANGLQTNSPAINPTSCLSVNNWATRCSLQQASQIRLFNRCLRSKTVHCSFYASVFRFSESWRNSCS is encoded by the exons ATGGCTTTTTTCGGTATTTActtattatctttattgtttattttattgcacacaTGGAAACGCGAAACCGGAAAAGGCGCCGTCCGTCGGTCAAACTACACCAGCATCCCAGCCAAAACCTACCTGGCACCAGCCAACAACCCCGTCAGCTGCCTTCCACCCAAATGCCCGATCAGCTGCCTCCCAACCAACAGCCTGTCCAGCTGCCTCCCAACCAACAGCCTGTCCAGCTGCCTCTCACCCCCAGCCATCGACTCGGCCAATGGTCTTCAAACCAACAGTCCGGCCATCAACCCGACCAGCTGCCTCTCAGTCAACAACTGGGCGACCAGATGCAGCCTGCAGCAAGCCAGCCAGATCCGGCTGTTCAATCGG TGTCTACGAAGCAAAACTGTTCACTGCAGCTTTTATGCTAGCGTTTTTCGGTTTTCTGAGAGTTGGCGAAATAGCTGTTCCTAA